The Brassica napus cultivar Da-Ae chromosome C7, Da-Ae, whole genome shotgun sequence genome has a segment encoding these proteins:
- the LOC106411176 gene encoding uncharacterized protein LOC106411176, translated as MLPHSYTVDSLSQSQDLASNILAASTPSAISAACSSVESFLHSHTPDQYRHFFSITFPSLICKIFGFGDATAPSPAQSSSPQNGWIDVITATNDSDLSGRVFSLLSPSGILMSSIFAVDKLSLVKYVFPTERLPEYARFMLSSEKDRTALSNLCPFLKGKIEEGASYEVRLNVFEYYMFWLSYYPVCRGNNESSSMNMIPIPKKKMSRLESWTRIKGFPGSSKRDSDQKLECNLYVKILYSYLKAFVPVFDLNAHQPYRSSLLQYGNGYDGSVMARAEFLVNLFVHYWIVENDFSPFPVITAKSFGVAPPFRSAVEEIPPTCGLQEVVKLLVKYLNLSWVTSGVGSENYIEYGESPRWKTPTSGSSFHVANLSLRPLTSWNTHLQRPLYRYILRSFLFCPIGSSIKNASQVFSIWVTYLEPWMISLDDFSDLEAALNGSVKDAKKEESYESRGCGYTSLWQSYVISNYLYYSSLVMHFIGFAHKFLHTDPETITQMVLKVMSILTSSKDLLVLMKNIDKAFHSKQTGPGNSTVNELSRFVPSIREQLKDWEDGLCESNADGSFLHENWNKDLKLFSDCEDGGQQLLQLFILRAEAELQAVPEKNLSEALKCVDSLKQVVSNFFGGHVIKPIAFSLEMDHPQKNRDELFKPRGARNQMASSAKYKGDWMTRPVSEDEVAWMAKLLINISIWLNERLGLNQPVINNDKKENSESVSYVDVSEVDARNVAGAGDGGRMMVRGVVMACGSVLQLMRKYGVRVNLRVMASKKFLTLLFLYVVFVVLERFVTRMIR; from the exons ATGCTTCCGCACTCGTACACCGTCGATTCGCTCTCGCAATCGCAAGACCTAGCATCAAACATACTCGCAGCTTCGACGCCGTCGGCTATCTCCGCGGCTTGCTCTTCCGTGGAATCGTTTCTTCACTCGCATACGCCTGATCAGTACCGCCATTTCTTCTCTATCACCTTCCCGAGCTTAATCTGCAAGATCTTCGGCTTCGGCGACGCAACCGCTCCATCTCCGGCTCAATCTTCTTCGCCGCAGAACGGTTGGATCGATGTAATCACGGCGACTAACGATTCGGATCTATCGGGAAGAGTTTTCTCTCTCTTATCCCCTAGTGGAATACTCATGAGCTCAATCTTTGCCGTCGACAAGTTATCTCTTGTTAAATACGTTTTCCCTACCGAGCGTCTGCCTGAGTATGCTCGATTCATGTTATCAAGCGAGAAAGATCGAACCGCGTTATCTAATTTGTGCCCCTTTCTGAAAGGTAAAATCGAGGAAGGTGCATCGTATGAAGTTCGTCTAAATGTTTTCGAGTACTACATGTTTTGGCTCTCGTATTATCCGGTTTGTAGAGGAAACAACGAGAGTTCATCTATGAATATGATTCCCATTCCGAAGAAAAAGATGTCTAGGCTAGAGAGTTGGACGCGTATCAAAGGCTTTCCAGGGAGTAGCAAGCGTGATTCAGATCAGAAGCTGGAGTGTAATCTCTACGTGAAGATTCTTTACTCTTATCTGAAAGCGTTTGTTCCTGTTTTTGATTTGAATGCGCACCAGCCTTATCGTAGCTCTCTTTTGCAATACGGAAATGGATATGATGGATCAGTTATGGCGAGAGCTGAGTTCTTGGTGAATCTGTTTGTGCATTATTGGATAGTTGAGAATGACTTCTCACCGTTTCCTGTTATTACGGCTAAATCTTTTGGTGTGGCTCCTCCTTTCCGTTCTGCTGTGGAAGAGATTCCACCTACTTGTGGGTTGCAAGAAGTTGTGAAGTTGCTTGTCAAGTATCTGAATTTGAGCTGGGTTACAAGTGGTGTTGGGAGTGAAAACTATATTGAGTATGGCGAGAGTCCACGGTGGAAGACACCTACTTCAGGATCATCGTTCCATGTCGCTAATTTGAGCCTCAGGCCACTCACTTCCTGGAATACCCATTTACAGAGGCCTCTTTACCGATATATATTGAGGAGTTTCTTGTTCTGCCCCATTGGGAGTTCTATTAAGAATGCATCTCAGGTGTTCTCCATATGGGTTACGTACCTGGAACCATGGATGATCAGTTTGGATGATTTCTCAGATCTCGAAGCTGCTTTAAATGGATCTGTAAAAGATGCTAAAAAGGAAGAGTCTTATGAATCACGTGGCTGTGGATACACGTCTTTGTGGCAGAGCTATGTGATATCAAATTATCTATACTACAGTTCTCTGGTTATGCATTTTATTGGCTTTGCGCACAAGTTCCTTCACACAGATCCAGAAACAATAACTCAGATGGTTCTGAAG GTGATGAGTATATTGACATCGTCCAAAGATCTTTTGGTTCTGATGAAGAATATTGACAAAGCCTTTCACTCTAAACAAACTGGACCAGGAAATTCAACAGTGAACGAGCTCTCTAGATTTGTTCCATCTATCCGTGAGCAGTTGAAG GACTGGGAAGATGGGCTGTGTGAGAGCAATGCTGATGGGTCATTCTTGCATGAAAACTGGAACAAGGACCTGAAACTCTTTAGTGATTGCGAAGATGGCGGGCAACAACTGCTTCAG CTATTCATTCTGCGCGCAGAAGCCGAACTGCAAGCTGTGCCAGAGAAAAACCTCTCGGAAGCCCTAAAATGCGTAGATTCACTAAAACAAGTGGTGTCAAACTTCTTTGGCGGGCATGTCATAAAACCAATCGCTTTTTCCTTAGAGATGGACCATCCCCAGAAAAACCGTGATGAGCTCTTCAAGCCACGCGGTGCTAGGAACCAAATGGCAAGCAGTGCGAAGTACAAAGGAGACTGGATGACCCGTCCCGTGTCAGAAGACGAGGTTGCATGGATGGCTAAGCTGCTAATCAACATCTCCATCTGGCTCAACGAACGTCTCGGGCTAAACCAACCTGTGATCAACAATGACAAGAAAGAGAATTCAGAGTCAGTTTCGTATGTAGACGTATCTGAGGTGGATGCGAGGAATGTTGCTGGAGCTGGAGATGGTGGGAGGATGATGGTGCGAGGGGTGGTGATGGCGTGTGGTTCGGTGTTGCAGCTGATGAGAAAGTACGGTGTTCGAGTCAACCTCCGG GTCATGGCGTCCAAGAAGTTTCTAACGCTTTTATTTCTGTATGTCGTGTTTGTTGTACTCGAAAGGTTTGTCACTAGGATGATTCGGTAA
- the BNAC07G20190D gene encoding uncharacterized protein BNAC07G20190D: MAAPFFSTPFQPYVYQSQQDTITPFQILGGEAQVVQIMLKSEERVIAKPGSMCYMSGSVEMENTYTPEQEVGVLQWILGKSVSSVVLRNTGQNDGFVGIAAPYLARILPIDLAMFGGEILCQPDAFLCSVNDVKVVNSVDQRARNIVVAGSEGFLRQRLSGQGLAFILAGGSVVQKVLEVGEVLNIDVSCIAALTPSIDVQIKYNNAPLRRAVFGGDNVVMATLTGPGIVFIQSLPFHRLSQRIARSVTSPNMRENPRLLIQIALFAFLAYVVILSSLILTDV; encoded by the exons ATGGCCGCACCGTTCTTCTCAACTCCATTTCAGCCATATGTCTACCAG AGTCAGCAAGATACGATTACACCTTTCCAGATTCTTGGTGGTGAAGCCCAAGTTGTTCAG ATAATGTTAAAGTCGGAGGAGAGAGTCATTGCTAAGCCTG GTTCCATGTGCTACATGTCTGGGTCCGTGGAGATGGAAAATACATATACCCCTGAACAAGAAGTTGGAGTCTTGCAGTGGATTTTGGGCAAGAGTGTAAGCAGCGTAGTTCTTCGTAATACGGGGCAGAACGATGGATTTGTGGGTATTGCTGCACCTTATTTGGCTAGGATTCTCCCG ATCGATTTGGCAATGTTTGGAGGTGAGATCTTGTGCCAG CCAGATGCATTCCTTTGTTCCGTCAATGATGTAAAGGTTGTCAACTCCGTTGACCAGAGGGCAAGAAACATCGTTGTCGCTGGTTCAGAG GGATTTCTGAGACAGCGCTTATCTGGACAAGGTCTTGCTTTCATCCTCGCAGGTGGCTCAG TTGTACAAAAAGTGCTGGAGGTAGGAGAAGTTCTTAACATTGACGTGTCTTGCATCGCTGCTCTCACTCCCTCTATCGATGTTCAAATCAAATACAATAATGCTCCTCTGAGACGAGCAGTATTCGGG GGTGATAACGTGGTAATGGCGACTCTAACGGGACCAGGCATCGTCTTCATCCAAAGTTTACCGTTCCATCGGCTCTCACAGCGTATCGCAAG GTCGGTGACGTCACCAAACATGAGAGAGAATCCAAGGTTGTTGATACAGATAGCGTTGTTTGCGTTCCTTGCATACGTAGTGATTCTATCTTCGTTGATCTTAACCGACGTTTGA
- the LOC106411382 gene encoding formyltetrahydrofolate deformylase 1, mitochondrial, translating to MMMRRISERAATGFSKNLILRSSASRFHGESLDSSVSPVLIPGVHVFHCQDAVGIVAKLSDCIAAKGGNILGYDVFVPENNNVFYSRSEFIFDPVKWPRQQMCEDFQAIAQRYGAMNSVVRVPSIDPKYKIALLLSKQDHCLVEMLHRWQDGKLPVDITCVISNHERASNTHVMRFLERHGIPYHYVAKTKDNKREDEILELVKDTDFLVLARYMQILSGNFLKGYGKDVINIHHGLLPSFKGGYPAKQAFDAGVKLIGATSHFVTEELDAGPIIEQMVESVSHRDNLRSFVQKSEDLEKKCLTKAIKSYCELRVLPYGTNKTVVF from the exons ATGATGATGCGAAGAATCTCCGAGAGAGCTGCTACTGGTTTCTCTAAGAACTTGATCCTCAGATCCTCTGCGTCGCGGTTTCACGGCGAGTCTCTCGATTCCTCCGTCTCACCCGTTCTCATTCCCGGCGTCCATGTCTTCCACTGCCAG GACGCAGTTGGAATCGTAGCGAAGCTATCAGATTGCATTGCAGCTAAAGGCGGAAACATTCTCGGGTACGATGTCTTTGTTCCTGAGAACAACAACGTCTTCTACTCTCGCAG TGAGTTTATATTTGATCCGGTGAAATGGCCGAGACAGCAGATGTGTGAAGATTTTCAAGCTATTGCGCAAAGATACGGTGCCATGAACTCTGTTGTTCGTGTGCCTTCTATAGATCCCAAGTATAAGATTGCTCTTCTACTCTCAAAACAGGATCATTGTCTGGTCGAAATGTTGCATAGATGGCAAGACGGAAAACTCCCTGTTGATATCACCTGTGTGATTAG CAATCATGAGAGAGCTTCAAACACTCATGTTATGCGGTTTCTTGAGAGGCATGGCATTCCGTATCATTATGTAGCCAAAACTAAAGATAATAAACGAGAAGATGAGATTCTGGAATTGGTTAAAGACACTGACTTCTTAGTTCTCGCTAGATACATGCAG ATTCTGTCGGGTAACTTCTTGAAAGGTTATGGAAAGGATGTAATCAACATCCACCATGGTCTCTTGCCATCATTCAAGGGCGGATATCCAGCCAAACAG GCCTTTGATGCAGGTGTGAAGCTGATTGGAGCAACAAGTCACTTTGTTACTGAGGAACTTGATGCAGGGCCTATCATTGAACAAATG GTTGAGAGTGTTTCCCACCGGGACAATCTAAGGAGCTTTGTCCAGAAATCTGAGGACCTCGAGAAAAAATGCCTCACAAAAGCTATAAAGTCATACTGTGAACTACGGGTGTTACCTTATGGAACAAACAAGACTGTTGTATTCTAA
- the LOC106411383 gene encoding VAN3-binding protein-like, whose amino-acid sequence MEGRSYSDWNESSSSLFGSENLEEELEVVTVRAEEVFSRIPQPQTPSESMKFLSRSWSLSASEISKALAHKQRQHQSLPTVSHNSPNVFFQDSAANPLMAGKIMNSSGKRKSGKLSKWFHQKQHTNPNTMRNPKRKDKARVERACVHSAVSIAALAAGLASVTSNESCGKESGSMMTLALASATELLASHCIEMAEQAGADRACVAAAVRSSIDIHSPGDLTTLTAAAATALRGEAALKARQLKEARKNATITPCERSFSDSSWTANCQFRLDEPNLPLEGDLVQCAQNGAHRLKRVCVYINNKSQVMIKLKSKHIGGTFSKKIKCVVYGVCDEISAWPYSKDNENSEDVYFGLKTGQGLLEFKCKSKIQKQRWVAGIQSTLRQVTCLEADKCTLESLSLSDRMR is encoded by the exons ATGGAAGGAAGGTCCTATTCAGATTGGAATGAGAGTTCTTCATCGCTATTTGGATCAGAGAATCTGGAGGAAGAGTTAGAAGTGGTAACTGTGAGAGCTGAAGAGGTTTTCTCTCGGATTCCTCAACCTCAGACACCAAGCGAGTCAATGAAGTTTCTGTCCAGATCATGGAGTCTATCCGCTTCTGAAATCTCCAAAGCTCTAGCTCACAAACAGAGACAACATCAGAGTCTGCCTACTGTTTCCCATAACAGTCCTAATGTCTTCTTCCAAGATTCTGCTGCAAACCCACTCATG GCAGGGAAGATCATGAACTCAAGTGGCAAACGCAAATCAGGGAAGTTATCAAAGTGGTTTCACCAAAAACAACACACCAACCCAAACACCATGAGGAATCCGAAGAGGAAAGACAAAGCGCGTGTGGAGAGAGCCTGTGTCCACTCAGCTGTGTCCATCGCAGCTCTGGCAGCTGGGTTAGCGTCTGTGACATCCAATGAAAGCTGCGGTAAAGAGTCAGGCTCCATGATGACGCTGGCTCTAGCCTCAGCTACCGAGCTACTAGCTTCACATTGCATTGAGATGGCTGAGCAAGCAGGTGCTGATCGCGCATGTGTTGCTGCTGCGGTTAGATCTTCCATTGATATCCACAGCCCTGGTGATCTCACCACTCTCACAGCAGCAGCTGCAACTG CTTTGAGAGGAGAAGCGGCTTTGAAAGCGAGACAGCTAAAGGAAGCAAGGAAGAACGCGACAATCACACCTTGTGAGAGGAGCTTCTCTGACTCTAGCTGGACTGCAAATTGTCAGTTTAGATTGGATGAACCAAATCTTCCTTTAGAGGGTGATTTGGTACAATGTGCACAAAACG GAGCCCATCGACTTAAGCGAGTTTGTGTCTATATCAACAACAAGTCTCAG GTAATGATCAAACTCAAAAGCAAACACATTGGAGGGACATTCTCCAAGAAGATCAAAT GCGTTGTTTATGGAGTCTGCGACGAGATATCTGCATGGCCTTACAGTAAAGATAATGAAAACTCAGAAGATGTCTACTTTGGTCTTAAAACTGGACAGGGTCTTTTGGAGTTCAAGTGCAAGAGTAAGATTCAGAAGCAGAGATGGGTTGCTGGGATTCAGTCTACTCTCCGCCAAGTAACTTGTCTCGAGGCTGACAAATGCACTCTCGAATCTTTGAGCCTCAGTGATCGTATGCGATAG
- the LOC106409614 gene encoding aquaporin TIP2-3, translated as MVKIAVGSLGDSFSVASLKAYLSEFIATLIFVFAGVGSAIAFGKITSDAALDPAGLVAIAVAHAFALFVGVSVAANISGGHLNPAVTLGLAVGGNITLITGFLYWVAQCLGSTVACLLLVFVTNGESVPTHGVGAGLGAVEAIVMEIIVTFALVYTVYATAADPKKGSLGTIAPIAIGFIVGANILAAGPFSGGSMNPARSFGPAIVSGDLSQIWIYWVGPLVGGALAGLIYGDVFIGSPYEAVETREIRV; from the exons ATGGTGAAGATCGCAGTTGGAAGTTTGGGTGACTCATTCAGTGTTGCATCTCTAAAGGCTTACTTGTCTGAGTTCATCGCAACTCTTATCTTTGTATTCGCTGGTGTTGGCTCTGCTATTGCTTTTGGCAAGATAACCTCTGATGCAGCCTTGGATCCAGCTGGTCTTGTGGCCATTGCGGTGGCTCACGCCTTCGCTTTGTTCGTCGGAGTTTCGGTAGCAGCTAACATCTCCGGTGGCCACTTAAACCCAGCTGTGACTCTTGGTCTTGCTGTTGGAGGAAACATCACACTGATCACAGGTTTCTTGTACTGGGTTGCTCAGTGTCTTGGCTCCACCGTTGcatgccttctccttgtcttcgTTACCAACGGCGAG AGCGTACCTACCCATGGAGTTGGAGCCGGTTTAGGAGCGGTCGAAGCTATCGTGATGGAGATCATCGTGACCTTTGCTTTGGTCTACACCGTTTACGCCACAGCTGCTGATCCAAAGAAAGGATCGCTCGGAACCATCGCACCAATCGCTATTGGTTTCATCGTTGGTGCCAACATCCTCGCTGCTGGTCCATTTAGCGGTGGCTCCATGAACCCAGCAAGGTCGTTCGGACCAGCTATTGTCAGTGGAGACTTGTCACAAATCTGGATATACTGGGTGGGTCCACTCGTTGGTGGTGCACTTGCTGGACTCATCTACGGAGACGTGTTCATCGGTTCTCCTTACGAAGCTGTTGAAACCCGCGAGATCCGAGTTTAA